One segment of Apium graveolens cultivar Ventura unplaced genomic scaffold, ASM990537v1 ctg1011, whole genome shotgun sequence DNA contains the following:
- the LOC141699672 gene encoding uncharacterized protein LOC141699672 has product MSKQLHTVSGVNVDAFECPKCRLSRWKLGKDGKIRINVPAKVMWYFPIIPRFKRMFKSPSTSELMTWHSKQRIEDGKMRHPADSPSWRNIDYRWPAFGSDARNIRLALSADGINPHTNGLTNRYSCWPIVLVTYNLLPWLCMKRKFMMLTILVSGPHEPGNDVDVYLQPLIDDLKKLWEEGEPNVYDAYTKSYFTLKAILLWTINDFPAYGNLSGCVNKGYMCCPVCADDTVAKYLSHSRKMCYQGHRRYLARNHPYRMQKAAFNGQQELGQARQPLSGEEVLLQQDKIKFQFGKEVSKSKKVDCPWKKKSVFFELEYWKFHHVRHCLDVMHVEKNVCDSLIGTLLNMKSKSKDSEASRLDMIDMGVRADLAPQKGEKKTYLPPSIFNLSKAEKRKILSSLMHMKLPYGHASNIKNCVSMEELKMFGMKSHDCHILLQQLLPITIHAVLPKKVRVTIIRLCFFFNALCSKVVDVSKLDKFQSDVIVTLCELEKNFPASFFDIMIHLIVHLVRELRLCESVFYRWMYAFERFNKALKSYVRNRYYPEGCIAECYLGEESVEFCQEFVKQACTTAGLRKDEGKLSGPLYVVKMKSIDEKERDEAHLHVLLNNIEVQPYILMHKEYLEGIHQGKKKSVHWLLREHNRLFADGFLEKVSSEMEENPGGVSETIRWIAEKPSFSVLTYEAYLVDGVRYFTKERDGVRVVQNSGVSLVAKNVQVSSAKDLNPVESDLTFYGVILEIWELDYHAFKAPLFLFNWADNDKGIKVDDLGFTLVDLSRQGHKRDKYVSMDQVKQVYYIEDPVDAKWSVVLTSTTRDYQDVYNDDDLGDTTMENPPFCCQIPICDVGEDVEKNIRENIKGTWVKK; this is encoded by the exons ATGTCCAAACAATTGCATACTGTATCGGGGGTAAATGTTGATGCTTTCGAGTGTCCTAAGTGTCGTTTATCTCGCTGGAAGTTAGGAAAGGATGGTAAAATAAGGATTAATGTTCCTGCTAAAGTAATGTGGTATTTTCCAATTATACCGAGATTCAAACGGATGTTTAAATCTCCTTCTACATCTGAACTAATGACCTGGCACTCAAAGCAACGAATAGAAGACGGAAAGATGCGGCATCCAGCCGACTCTCCTTCTTGGAGAAATATCGACTATAGGTGGCCTGCCTTCGGTAGTGATGCACGAAATATTCGTTTGGCGTTGTCTGCAGATGGTATAAACCCACATACTAACGGTCTAACCAATAGATACTCTTGTTGGCCAATAGTATTAGTGACTTATAATCTTCTTCCGTGGTTATGTATGAAGAGGAAATTTATGATGCTAACAATTTTAGTTTCCGGTCCACATGAGCCTGGCAATGACGTTGACGTATATTTACAGCCTTTAATCGATGATTTAAAGAAGTTGTGGGAAGAAGGTGAACCAAATGTTTATGATGCATACACCAAGTCATATTTCACTTTAAAAGCAATTTTATTGTGGACAATAAATGACTTTCCTGCATATGGAAATCTGTCCGGATGCGTTAATAAAGGTTATATGTGTTGTCCAGTATGCGCTGATGATACAGTTGCCAAGTATTTAAGCCATAGCAGGAAGATGTGTTACCAAGGCCATCGGCGTTACTTGGCTAGGAATCATCCATATAGGATGCAAAAGGCCGCTTTTAATGGACAACAAGAATTAGGGCAGGCACGTCAACCTCTATCTGGAGAAGAGGTTTTATTGCAGCAAGATAAAATTAAATTTCAGTTTGGGAAGGAAGTAAGTAAGTCAAAGAAGGTTGATTGTCCATGGAAGAAAAAGTCAGTTTTTTTCGAATTAGAATATTGGAAGTTTCACCATGTTCGTCATTGTTTAGATGTCATGCACGTCGAGAAGAACGTGTGTGATAGCTTGATCGGCACACTACTAAATATGAAATCTAAGTCTAAAGATAGTGAAGCTTCTCGTCTTGACATGATTGACATGGGGGTTAGGGCTGATCTAGCTCCACAAAAAGGAGAAAAAAAAACCTACTTACCCCCTTCGATTTTTAATTTGTCCAAGGCAGAAAAAAGGAAAATATTGTCATCGTTAATGCACATGAAACTTCCTTATGGACACGCGTCGAACATTAAAAACTGTGTTTCCATGGAAGAATTAAAGATGTTTGGGATGAAGTCCCACGACTGCCACATCTTACTCCAACAACTGCTTCCTATTACAATTCATGCGGTACTTCCAAAAAAAGTCAGGGTCACCATAATtaggttgtgtttcttttttAATGCTTTGTGCAGCAAAGTTGTAGACGTATCGAAACTAGATAAATTTCAATCAGATGTAATAGTAACTTTGTGTGAGTTGGAAAAAAACTTTCCTGCATCATTTTTTGATATAATGATACATCTCATAGTGCACTTGGTTCGGGAATTACGGTTATGTGAGTCGGTATTTTATAGATGGATGTATGcatttgaaaggtttaataaggCGTTGAAGAGTTACGTACGCAACCGTTATTACCCCGAAGGCTGTATAGCTGAATGCTATCTGGGAGAAGAATCAGTAGAATTCTGCCAAGAGTTTGTCAAGCAAGCTTGCACCACTGCTGGTCTTCGTAAAGATGAAGGCAAGTTAAGTGGTCCATTATATGTTGTGAAAATGAAATCAATCGATGAAAAAGAGCGGGATGAAGCTCATTTACATGTTCTTCTAAACAACATTGAAGTACAGCCATATATTTT AATGCATAAGGAGTATCTAGAGGGAATCCATCAAGGAAAAAAGAAAAGTGTTCATTGGCTCTTGAGAGAGCACAATCGCCTTTTTGCCGATGGGTTTCTAGAAAAA GTTAGTAGTGAAATGGAGGAGAATCCTGGAGGAGTTTCAGAGACAATAAGATGGATAGCCGAAAAACCATCATTTTCAGTTTTGACTTACGAAGCTTATCTAGTAGACGGGGTCCGATACTTTACAAAAGAGCGAGATGGTGTGAGGGTTGTTCAAAACAGCGGAGTGTCTTTAGTTGCTAAAAATGTCCAAGTGTCTAGCGCTAAAGATTTGAACCCTGTAGAAAGTGACTTGACATTTTACGGTGTTATCTTAGAAATATGGGAGCTAGATTATCATGCATTCAAAGCCCCGTTATTTTTATTTAATTGGGCAGATAATGACAAGGGAATTAAGGTGGATGATCTTGGGTTCACACTTGTCGATCTAAGTCGACAAGGCCACAAGAGAGATAAATATGTGTCTATGGATCAAGTAAAgcaagtttattatattgaagaTCCGGTGGATGCCAAGTGGTCCGTTGTATTAACCTCTACAACTCGAGACTACCAAGATGTGTATAACGACGATGATTTAGGAGACACAACCATGGAAAATCCCCCATTCTGCTGCCAAATTCCTATATGTGATGTCGGTGAAGATGTTGAAAAAAATATTAGAGAAAATATTAAGGGCACTTGGGTTAAGAAGTGA